A genomic segment from Rahnella aceris encodes:
- a CDS encoding ASCH domain-containing protein, with amino-acid sequence MIPQIPLKYRDAERWSFGDTESSADELAKRVIAGTKTATCSNLDDDPEPEPGEIFVVVDGRNNPVCAVQLTEVKQVPFDQVTEQHAWEEGEGDRTLAYWRAEHQRFFEEYEMFEPTMPLLLMKFRMIEKF; translated from the coding sequence ATGATTCCGCAGATCCCACTTAAATACAGGGATGCAGAGCGCTGGTCGTTTGGTGATACCGAGTCGTCAGCAGACGAACTGGCTAAACGTGTTATTGCAGGCACAAAAACCGCCACCTGTTCAAACCTGGATGATGACCCGGAACCAGAACCTGGCGAAATCTTTGTGGTGGTCGATGGTCGCAATAATCCGGTGTGTGCCGTACAACTGACCGAAGTGAAACAAGTTCCTTTTGATCAGGTGACAGAGCAACATGCCTGGGAAGAAGGTGAAGGTGACCGCACGCTGGCTTACTGGCGCGCTGAGCATCAGCGTTTCTTCGAAGAGTACGAGATGTTTGAACCCACTATGCCATTGTTACTGATGAAGTTCCGGATGATAGAAAAGTTCTAA
- a CDS encoding WG repeat-containing protein — translation MIVSKPSRLRNALRCALNTSSTLALLTLTSAAIAAEPDSCFAPLSAARADAQRHNALPVVQNLCIRDVHEGRAAVLLPAADANGERWGFLDNQGQLVIKPVFEKVGDYHFGAAAAMQQGKWGFIDLTGNWMIPPAFDRVQPFTESGLAVVTAGGKPQIIDHKGAQVGKALDELVDDATLSDGIPARLSLTFNSVLLSPDGVRHVATDKMEVVEPFGPKDLFIAFDASKGYGIIDGNLTWRVLPQYTAITLDPQNSSVALAKNAEGITLIRTDGVPDEQKYLSVSEETGAFWLAKTPEGIKLLDNSAVVIATFSEAEASSLRVSGDYVLNPVTKDALTLYVPGRKQPLLLPAGSEPWEHSTGEYLITTKGDPKKVNAIVAPSGGIIGGSQNVGWLAQINSAEVINHRLWLRNDQGDVVNIVDASGKALLNQKNSSALDGSRIEPLYVRNDVTSAQSPLALIRPESGSGKNGAGFLRPDGSLQLDSKWQDIQSADADGNIEQFIVRTAEGTGVVDAQGKIVIPLTEDNISPFVHGYALDYLDGKLTALDHAGKHYDLPNVFEIESVGNGWFRFRETAAEGALWGIFDVNTQKTVVQPSYQDLGDYADGLAAFRAPGGLWGIVDGQGKIIVEAKYAKAKRINSALWLLTQPAAPDQAESSVIAEIIGNDAKARVAPTAGLSVTQFSDGRILATSAAGQSWLLDPQGNIELHEQQTRISALGDWVKLSRKPQEGYLSAQGEWQIQPVAEAQSSAFVQGRALRSTPAGYELIDDKGVRVAAMPEGRWTMPSASTWSVSNDPQDGTPATRYVDNTGKLVLTVQGNASLMVNDHAVLTRADGMKTWINGQGKQAEGIAYADLGLPVDGLAFAKTNNNYGFVDVQGNFAIAPLFSAVSPFDSGVAVVSTPAMSMMIDKTGKPLARIDKECGIAVLYGAGSARQWPVAMPDNCKP, via the coding sequence ATGATTGTCAGCAAACCTTCAAGGCTAAGAAATGCACTCCGTTGTGCTCTGAATACCAGCAGTACACTGGCCTTATTGACGCTGACATCCGCTGCAATCGCGGCAGAGCCCGACAGTTGCTTTGCGCCGTTATCTGCGGCGCGGGCGGATGCACAAAGGCATAATGCATTGCCTGTGGTTCAGAATTTATGTATCCGTGATGTCCATGAAGGCCGTGCAGCAGTGCTTTTGCCTGCTGCAGATGCAAATGGCGAGCGTTGGGGCTTTTTAGACAATCAGGGGCAACTGGTCATTAAACCTGTTTTTGAAAAAGTCGGTGACTATCATTTTGGTGCCGCCGCTGCCATGCAACAGGGCAAGTGGGGATTCATCGATCTGACAGGAAACTGGATGATTCCGCCGGCCTTTGATCGCGTCCAGCCCTTTACCGAATCCGGGTTGGCCGTGGTGACGGCGGGAGGTAAACCACAAATTATTGACCACAAAGGTGCCCAGGTCGGTAAAGCGCTGGATGAATTAGTGGATGACGCCACTCTGAGTGACGGCATTCCGGCCCGCCTGAGTCTGACGTTTAACAGCGTTCTGCTTTCCCCTGATGGTGTCCGTCATGTGGCTACCGACAAAATGGAAGTGGTTGAACCGTTTGGCCCGAAAGATCTCTTTATCGCTTTTGATGCCAGCAAAGGTTACGGCATCATTGATGGCAATCTTACCTGGCGCGTTCTGCCGCAATACACCGCAATCACCCTTGATCCGCAAAACTCTTCTGTTGCCCTGGCGAAAAATGCGGAAGGAATTACCTTAATTCGCACCGACGGTGTGCCGGACGAACAGAAGTACTTGTCGGTCAGTGAAGAAACTGGCGCTTTCTGGCTGGCAAAAACCCCTGAAGGGATCAAATTACTTGATAATTCCGCAGTGGTTATCGCCACCTTTAGCGAAGCCGAGGCCTCTTCGCTACGTGTCTCCGGTGATTACGTGTTGAATCCCGTCACCAAAGACGCTCTTACATTGTATGTACCGGGACGTAAACAACCTCTTTTGTTGCCTGCGGGCAGTGAGCCCTGGGAGCACAGTACGGGTGAATACCTGATCACTACCAAAGGTGACCCGAAAAAGGTCAACGCGATTGTTGCACCTTCTGGCGGCATCATCGGAGGCTCACAGAATGTGGGCTGGCTGGCGCAAATCAACAGCGCAGAAGTGATCAACCACCGTTTATGGCTGCGCAACGACCAGGGTGATGTCGTCAATATTGTTGATGCATCAGGAAAGGCGTTACTGAATCAGAAGAATAGCAGCGCCCTTGATGGCAGCCGGATTGAACCTCTCTATGTCAGAAATGATGTTACTTCTGCACAATCGCCACTCGCACTGATTCGTCCTGAATCCGGAAGCGGTAAAAACGGTGCCGGTTTCCTGCGCCCGGACGGTTCACTTCAGCTCGACAGCAAATGGCAGGATATTCAATCTGCTGACGCAGACGGTAATATCGAACAGTTTATTGTCAGAACGGCTGAGGGAACCGGTGTTGTCGATGCTCAGGGGAAAATTGTTATCCCGCTGACCGAAGACAATATTTCGCCCTTTGTTCATGGCTACGCGCTTGATTATCTGGACGGCAAGCTGACCGCACTGGATCACGCGGGTAAGCATTATGATTTGCCCAACGTATTCGAGATTGAGTCTGTGGGTAACGGCTGGTTCCGTTTTCGCGAAACCGCTGCCGAAGGCGCGCTGTGGGGCATCTTTGATGTCAACACACAGAAAACGGTTGTTCAGCCCTCTTATCAGGATTTGGGTGACTACGCCGATGGTCTGGCGGCGTTCAGAGCGCCGGGAGGCTTATGGGGCATTGTGGACGGTCAGGGTAAAATCATTGTTGAAGCGAAGTATGCTAAAGCAAAACGTATCAATTCTGCGCTCTGGCTGCTGACGCAACCGGCCGCTCCTGACCAAGCCGAATCCAGTGTGATTGCTGAAATCATTGGCAATGATGCGAAAGCGAGAGTCGCACCAACGGCGGGGTTATCAGTCACTCAGTTCAGTGATGGACGCATTCTTGCCACCTCTGCCGCAGGGCAGTCCTGGCTTTTGGATCCCCAAGGCAACATTGAACTGCACGAACAGCAAACCCGTATCAGCGCGCTGGGCGATTGGGTAAAATTATCCCGTAAGCCGCAGGAAGGTTATCTTTCTGCGCAAGGAGAATGGCAAATTCAGCCCGTAGCGGAAGCCCAAAGTTCTGCTTTTGTGCAGGGCCGTGCTTTGCGTTCGACGCCGGCAGGGTATGAGCTGATCGATGATAAAGGTGTGCGGGTTGCGGCTATGCCTGAGGGCAGGTGGACAATGCCGTCAGCCAGCACGTGGTCTGTCTCTAACGACCCGCAGGATGGTACGCCAGCGACCCGTTATGTCGACAACACCGGTAAATTAGTACTGACGGTACAGGGGAATGCCAGCCTGATGGTGAATGATCATGCTGTACTGACACGCGCAGACGGCATGAAAACCTGGATAAACGGCCAGGGTAAACAAGCTGAGGGCATTGCTTATGCCGACTTAGGTTTGCCTGTGGATGGCCTGGCATTCGCCAAAACGAACAATAATTACGGGTTTGTCGATGTACAGGGTAACTTTGCCATTGCACCGCTATTCAGTGCCGTCTCACCGTTTGACAGCGGCGTTGCCGTCGTTTCAACGCCTGCGATGTCAATGATGATTGATAAAACGGGTAAACCGCTTGCAAGGATCGATAAGGAATGCGGCATTGCCGTTTTATACGGCGCTGGCAGCGCAAGACAGTGGCCGGTAGCGATGCCGGATAACTGCAAACCGTAG
- a CDS encoding WG repeat-containing protein, with the protein MNCSEKFKYVRNFSALSLVLNAFFSLPVHADDALLRACSNAKTAKDCQLPFQQGLSPVQVGLSREPLWGYVDTTGHMVIKPDFSEARGFVNDLAAAKKGDKFGYIDKKGHWVIEPKFTRATDFNAQGTALVVTDNRLVLIDRKGAVIKTLPFAVSLDSQGFVRGQALASVQTQVSPALWNASTNRSLSLPDDVIALDLPQSGLIPAKKRDSAQDGYWGYLDENGDWAIDPMILKTRDEPQFSGDVVAVKTKNVWMFVDRQGVSLNKEQYKSVRPLASGSWLVTAADSSKQLLNNKLEKVQDIPADQSENILDWGKATLGTGSKGIVIIGADNQVASLKVNKPQVLQQGNRLWVMQTEGKTPQVAQIYDNNGVALLNDATLTALKDYQLRPLATTPMTDDINALAQATTDTAQSLPWAVLTPVDATKPPAILTSQGNVLSDPQWASIEGEASQAPLIIHTENKKVGAIDAAGKWVIQPVFTQITPFNGDYTWATDNNGNTDVKHLIDRSGNAIDVPANIQQSAQRLSSGLLFYTGGEKDAQRWGLWDIASKSNKAAPQFIQIDSFNDGYALAQTDTGWGVIRTDGSWAIEPDAGRSGKFQYIGQGAFTLSDNDQPGERGALASHYSLYSAENGQALATDLLSRPQPVGRNHWLVQPSEGGVALLDSAGRFPVSKAITASSSSVDGDWVMLSFSPHFGAINSQGDWQVPPLYTAEFNFIPPLNLSRAVSDGRVTLINDHGAVPLDGFEQAQALNSMARLVMNDDLTGETVLYDNDGNEIQRFAGLDSLQADKANSGVIPLRDSKGLYGFVDQQGKKLIGSYFDQVGAMSNNFATAMKKSTYGNLLGYINTTGRFAILPKFDWANDFSEKHAWAGGKGVVSLLNGDGAVQAKIQVRCNQRVIVDAKGAYLWPAKAPACGTGGN; encoded by the coding sequence ATGAATTGCTCCGAAAAATTCAAATATGTCAGAAACTTCAGTGCGTTATCCCTGGTTCTGAATGCTTTTTTTAGCCTGCCGGTACATGCGGATGACGCACTGTTACGGGCGTGTAGCAATGCAAAAACGGCCAAGGATTGCCAGTTGCCTTTCCAGCAAGGGCTTTCCCCTGTGCAGGTCGGGTTATCCCGCGAACCGTTGTGGGGGTACGTGGATACCACCGGGCATATGGTGATCAAGCCTGATTTCAGTGAAGCCCGGGGTTTTGTGAACGACCTGGCTGCTGCGAAAAAAGGCGATAAATTCGGCTATATCGATAAGAAAGGCCACTGGGTTATTGAACCTAAATTTACGCGGGCAACCGATTTCAATGCACAAGGCACCGCGCTGGTCGTGACCGATAACCGTCTGGTACTGATTGATCGCAAAGGTGCAGTGATAAAAACGCTGCCGTTTGCCGTTTCTCTCGACAGCCAGGGATTTGTGCGCGGTCAGGCATTGGCAAGTGTGCAAACGCAAGTTTCGCCTGCCTTGTGGAATGCCTCCACAAATCGTTCCCTTTCTCTGCCTGATGATGTCATTGCACTGGATTTGCCTCAGTCCGGGCTGATTCCAGCTAAAAAGCGTGATTCTGCGCAAGACGGTTACTGGGGATATCTCGATGAAAATGGTGACTGGGCGATTGACCCGATGATCCTGAAAACCCGCGACGAGCCGCAATTTAGTGGTGATGTCGTTGCGGTGAAAACCAAAAACGTCTGGATGTTCGTTGACCGGCAGGGTGTTTCGTTAAATAAAGAGCAATATAAATCTGTACGTCCGCTGGCTTCAGGTAGCTGGCTGGTTACAGCTGCGGATAGCAGCAAACAGTTGCTCAACAATAAGCTGGAAAAAGTGCAGGATATTCCTGCAGATCAATCTGAAAACATCCTCGACTGGGGTAAAGCTACGCTGGGAACGGGCAGTAAAGGCATTGTGATTATCGGTGCTGATAATCAGGTTGCTTCGCTGAAAGTGAATAAGCCGCAAGTTCTGCAACAGGGCAACCGTCTTTGGGTGATGCAAACTGAGGGGAAAACGCCTCAGGTCGCGCAGATCTATGACAATAACGGCGTAGCGCTTCTTAATGACGCCACGCTGACAGCGCTGAAAGACTATCAGTTAAGACCATTGGCCACGACGCCGATGACCGATGACATCAATGCTTTGGCGCAAGCAACCACAGATACGGCACAAAGCCTGCCATGGGCAGTTCTGACGCCTGTTGATGCGACAAAACCTCCGGCAATCCTCACCTCCCAGGGGAATGTGCTTTCCGATCCTCAGTGGGCATCGATTGAAGGAGAGGCTTCTCAGGCTCCGTTGATCATCCATACTGAAAACAAAAAAGTTGGCGCGATCGATGCCGCAGGGAAATGGGTTATCCAGCCAGTCTTTACGCAAATCACCCCGTTTAACGGCGACTATACCTGGGCCACTGACAACAATGGCAATACAGACGTTAAGCACCTTATTGATCGCAGCGGTAACGCGATAGACGTTCCGGCAAATATTCAGCAAAGCGCTCAGCGTTTGTCATCCGGACTGCTGTTTTATACCGGGGGCGAAAAAGATGCCCAACGCTGGGGCTTATGGGACATTGCGAGTAAAAGCAATAAAGCTGCACCTCAGTTTATTCAGATTGATTCCTTCAATGACGGTTATGCCCTGGCGCAGACAGATACGGGCTGGGGCGTGATCAGAACCGACGGCAGTTGGGCGATTGAGCCTGATGCGGGCCGTAGCGGTAAATTCCAGTATATCGGGCAAGGTGCTTTTACGCTTTCTGATAACGATCAGCCCGGTGAGCGTGGTGCGCTTGCCAGCCATTACAGCCTCTACAGCGCTGAAAACGGTCAGGCTTTAGCCACAGATTTGCTCTCAAGGCCGCAGCCTGTGGGCCGCAACCACTGGCTGGTTCAACCTTCCGAAGGTGGTGTTGCATTGCTCGACAGCGCAGGGCGTTTCCCTGTCAGCAAGGCAATTACTGCATCTTCAAGTTCTGTTGATGGCGACTGGGTTATGCTCAGTTTTTCCCCTCATTTTGGGGCGATTAACAGTCAGGGCGACTGGCAAGTCCCACCACTTTATACCGCTGAATTCAATTTCATCCCGCCTCTTAATCTGAGCCGCGCGGTCAGTGATGGCCGCGTCACATTGATTAATGATCATGGCGCGGTTCCGTTAGACGGTTTTGAACAGGCCCAGGCATTGAACTCGATGGCGCGGTTGGTCATGAATGACGATCTTACAGGCGAAACTGTGTTGTATGACAACGACGGCAATGAGATTCAGCGCTTCGCCGGACTCGACAGCCTGCAGGCGGATAAAGCCAATTCTGGCGTCATCCCTCTGCGTGATAGCAAGGGCCTGTATGGTTTTGTTGATCAGCAAGGCAAGAAACTGATCGGTTCTTACTTTGATCAGGTTGGTGCAATGAGCAATAATTTTGCTACCGCCATGAAGAAATCGACCTATGGCAATTTGCTAGGTTACATCAATACCACAGGGCGTTTCGCTATTTTGCCTAAGTTCGATTGGGCAAATGATTTCAGCGAGAAACATGCCTGGGCAGGGGGTAAAGGTGTGGTCAGTTTGCTAAACGGTGATGGCGCTGTTCAGGCGAAAATTCAGGTGCGCTGTAATCAGCGTGTCATTGTGGATGCTAAGGGGGCTTATCTCTGGCCAGCCAAGGCTCCTGCATGCGGTACCGGAGGTAATTAA
- a CDS encoding DUF1883 domain-containing protein, whose translation MPIVRARLSLFGGDTVVIRCSEKCHIHLMCENDVERKGRHSGFGDILTVNDQNTAYVGIPYKGIWNVLIDSQCDSLEHSISYMPA comes from the coding sequence ATGCCTATCGTTCGAGCCAGATTGAGTCTGTTTGGTGGCGACACCGTCGTCATACGTTGTTCAGAAAAATGTCACATTCATCTGATGTGTGAAAATGATGTTGAGCGAAAAGGACGTCACTCAGGTTTCGGCGATATTTTGACGGTTAATGATCAAAATACGGCTTATGTGGGGATCCCTTATAAAGGTATCTGGAATGTTCTTATCGATTCCCAGTGTGACTCACTGGAGCACTCAATAAGTTATATGCCCGCCTGA
- a CDS encoding M20 aminoacylase family protein produces MNNKSLCTIADVADLVPQLRQVRQHLHQHPELSNEESATAALVAEKLESLGYQVTTAVGGYGVVGSMKHGNGSRSIGIRADMDALPITERTDLSYSSQFPGKMHACGHDGHTTMLLGAAEQLARSKNFSGTLHLIFQPAEEIGFNSGAERMLAEQLFERFPCDAVYGLHNHPGYPVGKMMFRSGPFMAACDTVNITIHGKGGHAARPHMTVDPILVASSLVIALQSVISRNIDPNDTAVVTIGSLHSGHAANVIPETARLEMSVRSFDPEVRKTLEQRIRTLAENHAAGYGARAEIEYVPGYPVLVNHDQETAFAVEVAKELLGEENVVDNLPPISGSEDFAYFLQQKPGCFLRLGNGDSAVLHNPAYNFNDESLSFGTAYWTRLVERYLVD; encoded by the coding sequence ATGAATAATAAATCACTTTGCACCATCGCTGACGTAGCGGATCTCGTTCCGCAATTGCGCCAGGTTCGCCAACACCTGCACCAACACCCTGAACTTTCCAATGAAGAATCTGCAACCGCAGCACTGGTCGCTGAAAAACTCGAATCTCTAGGCTATCAGGTGACCACCGCCGTGGGCGGATACGGCGTCGTCGGCTCAATGAAGCATGGAAACGGGTCACGTAGCATTGGCATCCGCGCAGATATGGATGCCCTGCCCATCACCGAACGAACAGACTTGAGCTACTCCAGCCAGTTTCCTGGAAAAATGCATGCCTGCGGCCACGACGGCCATACGACGATGTTGCTGGGTGCCGCTGAACAGCTTGCACGCAGCAAAAACTTTTCCGGCACCTTGCATCTTATTTTCCAGCCCGCTGAAGAAATTGGGTTTAACAGCGGTGCGGAGCGCATGCTGGCCGAACAGTTGTTTGAACGATTCCCCTGTGATGCCGTCTACGGGCTGCATAATCATCCCGGCTATCCGGTCGGCAAAATGATGTTCCGTTCTGGCCCGTTTATGGCAGCCTGCGACACGGTCAACATCACTATTCATGGTAAAGGCGGACATGCAGCCCGCCCGCATATGACCGTAGATCCTATACTGGTTGCCAGCAGTCTGGTCATCGCCCTGCAGTCTGTTATTTCGCGCAATATCGACCCTAATGACACAGCGGTTGTCACCATCGGTTCATTACATTCAGGGCATGCGGCGAATGTCATCCCTGAAACTGCACGCCTTGAAATGAGTGTTCGCTCCTTCGATCCCGAAGTCCGCAAAACGCTTGAGCAACGTATCCGAACTCTGGCAGAGAATCACGCTGCCGGTTACGGTGCCCGCGCTGAAATTGAATATGTTCCCGGATATCCGGTACTGGTGAATCACGATCAGGAAACGGCATTTGCTGTGGAAGTGGCAAAAGAACTGCTGGGTGAAGAAAACGTGGTCGATAATCTTCCGCCTATTTCTGGCAGTGAAGACTTTGCGTATTTCCTGCAGCAGAAGCCCGGCTGCTTCCTGCGTCTGGGCAACGGAGACAGCGCGGTGCTGCATAATCCGGCCTACAACTTTAATGATGAAAGCCTGAGCTTTGGCACCGCCTACTGGACGCGTCTGGTGGAGCGCTATTTAGTCGATTAA
- a CDS encoding extensin-like domain-containing protein, translating to MRYWVSFIVIIGIAWFSGPWISRHVPSEYNPFTPITINDPPNLITRYKLRKLDNNPQECLAVLERAQQEGMIEFNSAGNMGGKCPLTHSVRVRGFGDVSLSSSYLASCRLALSSAMFVAQVAKPLATRELGSPLVRIDHLGSYACRNVYNKPDARLSEHATAQALDIAGFSLADGRHLTVLKQWPQPGAEGEYVRTLFSESCPYFGNSIGPEYNAAHANHFHLGMRWFGFCR from the coding sequence ATGCGATATTGGGTTAGCTTCATTGTGATTATTGGCATCGCCTGGTTCAGTGGCCCGTGGATAAGCCGTCATGTGCCTTCTGAATATAATCCTTTCACACCGATAACTATTAATGACCCGCCGAATCTGATCACCCGCTACAAATTAAGGAAGCTGGATAACAATCCTCAGGAATGTCTGGCTGTGCTTGAACGGGCTCAGCAAGAGGGGATGATTGAGTTTAACAGCGCCGGAAATATGGGCGGGAAATGTCCGCTGACTCATTCTGTGCGCGTTCGCGGATTTGGTGATGTTTCATTGAGTTCGAGTTATCTGGCGAGCTGTCGCCTTGCACTGAGCAGCGCAATGTTTGTCGCGCAGGTGGCGAAACCGCTGGCCACTCGGGAATTAGGTTCGCCGCTGGTGCGTATTGATCATCTGGGCAGTTATGCCTGCAGGAACGTCTATAACAAGCCCGACGCCCGGCTAAGCGAACACGCTACGGCGCAAGCGCTGGATATTGCCGGTTTCTCGCTGGCTGACGGGCGCCATCTTACGGTGCTGAAACAATGGCCTCAGCCCGGCGCAGAAGGGGAGTATGTGCGGACATTATTTTCAGAGAGCTGCCCGTATTTTGGCAATTCCATCGGGCCGGAATACAACGCAGCGCATGCCAATCACTTCCACCTCGGCATGCGCTGGTTCGGTTTTTGCCGTTAA
- a CDS encoding zinc-binding dehydrogenase: MKAAVVNKDHSVDVVEKTLRDLEHGEALLEMECCGVCHTDLHVKNGDFGDKTGVILGHEGIGIDVNDQQLEFAADMGADLTINMRKDDAAKIIQEKVGGAHAAVVTATAKSAFNSAVDAMRAGGRIVAVGLPPESMSLNIPRLVLDGIQVVGSLVGTREDLAEAFQFAAEGKVVPKVTKRPLGDINAIFQEMEQGKIKGRMVIDFTHK; encoded by the coding sequence ATGAAAGCTGCTGTTGTGAATAAAGACCACTCTGTGGACGTCGTGGAGAAGACTCTGCGCGACCTGGAACATGGTGAGGCACTTTTGGAAATGGAGTGCTGTGGTGTATGTCATACGGATTTGCATGTCAAAAACGGTGATTTCGGTGACAAAACCGGCGTAATCCTCGGGCATGAAGGGATCGGTATTGATGTTAATGATCAGCAACTGGAGTTTGCCGCCGATATGGGGGCTGACCTGACCATTAATATGCGGAAAGACGATGCAGCAAAAATTATTCAGGAGAAAGTCGGTGGCGCTCATGCTGCGGTGGTAACAGCAACGGCGAAATCCGCTTTTAACTCCGCAGTGGATGCGATGCGCGCTGGCGGTCGTATTGTCGCCGTGGGTTTACCGCCGGAATCCATGAGCCTGAATATTCCTCGTCTTGTGCTTGACGGCATTCAGGTCGTCGGTTCACTGGTCGGTACCCGTGAAGATCTGGCTGAAGCTTTCCAGTTTGCCGCTGAAGGTAAAGTGGTGCCGAAAGTCACAAAGCGTCCGCTGGGCGATATCAATGCGATCTTCCAGGAAATGGAACAAGGCAAAATTAAAGGCAGAATGGTGATCGACTTTACGCATAAGTAA